A stretch of Phragmites australis chromosome 12, lpPhrAust1.1, whole genome shotgun sequence DNA encodes these proteins:
- the LOC133887494 gene encoding small ribosomal subunit protein uS9 has protein sequence MAAVLTRPPAGTVQCFGRKKTAVAVAYTKPGRGLIKVNGVPIELIRPEMLRLKAFEPIMLAGRTRFKDIDMRIRVRGGGKTSQIYAIRQAIAKALVAYYQKYVDEAAKKEVKDIFARYDRTLLVADPRRCEPKKFGGRGARARFQKSYR, from the coding sequence ATGGCTGCCGTGCTCACCCGCCCGCCCGCGGGCACGGTCCAGTGCTTCGGCCGCAAGAAGACGGCGGTGGCCGTGGCCTACACCAAGCCGGGGCGCGGGCTGATCAAGGTGAACGGCGTCCCCATCGAGCTGATCCGCCCCGAGATGCTCCGCCTCAAGGCCTTCGAGCCCATCATGCTCGCCGGCCGCACCCGCTTCAAGGACATCGACATGCGCATCCGCGTCCGCGGCGGAGGGAAGACCTCGCAGATCTACGCGATCCGACAGGCCATCGCCAAGGCGCTCGTGGCCTACTACCAGAAGTACGTCGACGAGGCCGCCAAGAAGGAGGTCAAGGACATCTTCGCCCGCTACGACCGCACCCTCCTCGTCGCCGACCCCAGGCGCTGCGAGCCCAAGAAGTTCGGTGGTCGCGGTGCCCGCGCGAGGTTCCAGAAGTCCTACCGTTGA
- the LOC133887133 gene encoding probable arabinosyltransferase ARAD1, giving the protein MTRGRTLLLPLAAATVLVASTIFLYAAVGARWRPADTSLPVPADTATPTSFSTAVPVTVSSSSNSSGGKDLSFLDENGRPDDPGSGSTSADRRCDPRDAALRVFMYDMPPEFHFGLLGWSPPQSAGGVVWPDIRNGAELPRYPGGLNQQHSVEYWLTLDLLSSSSAPCGAAVRVADSRDADLVFVPFFASLSYNRHSRAVPPDKVSRDKALQEKLVRYLTAQPEWKRSGGADHVIVAHHPNSLLHARAALFPAVFVLSDFGRYHPRVASLEKDVIAPYKHMAKTFMNDSAEFNDRPTMLYFRGAIYRKEGGSIRQELYYMLKDEKDVYFSFGSVQDHGASKASQGMHSSKFCLNIAGDTPSSNRLFDAIVSHCVPVIISDDIELPYEDVLDYSMFSIFVRSSDAVKKGYLMRLISGISKQQWTRMWKRLKEVDKHFEYQYPSQKDDAVQMTWQSLARRVPAIRLKVHRSSRFSRSDRGGK; this is encoded by the exons ATGACCCGCGGCCGCACCCTCCTCCTGCCTCTCGCCGCAGCCACTGTCCTCGTCGCCTCCACCATCTTCCTCTACGCCGCCGTCGGCGCGCGCTGGCGCCCCGCAGACACCAGCCTCCCGGTCCCCGCCGACACCGCCACCCCTACCTCCTTCTCGACGGCCGTCCCCGTGACCGTGAGTTCGTCCTCCAACTCCAGCGGCGGCAAAGATCTCTCCTTTCTTGACGAGAACGGCCGCCCCGACGACcccggctccggctccacctcGGCTGACCGGAGATGCGACCCGCGCGACGCCGCCCTCAGGGTGTTCATGTACGACATGCCGCCCGAATTCCACTTCGGCCTCCTCGGCTGGTCGCCGCCCCAGTCCGCCGGGGGCGTCGTTTGGCCGGACATCAGGAACGGCGCCGAATTGCCGCGCTACCCCGGCGGACTCAACCAGCAGCACAGCGTCGAGTACTGGCTCACGCTGGATCTCCTGTCCTCTTCCTCGGCTCCCTGCGGCGCCGCCGTGCGGGTCGCCGACTCCCGCGACGCCGACCTGGTCTTCGTCCCCTTCTTCGCCTCCCTCAGCTACAACCGCCACTCCAGGGCCGTGCCGCCGGATAAGGTCAGCCGGGACAAGGCCCTACAGGAAAAGCTGGTGAGGTATCTGACGGCGCAGCCGGAGTGGAAGAGGTCTGGTGGCGCAGACCACGTGATCGTCGCGCACCACCCCAACAGCTTGCTGCATGCCCGAGCAGCTCTGTTCCCGGCGGTGTTTGTGCTCTCTGACTTCGGGAGGTACCACCCCAGGGTGGCCAGCTTGGAGAAGGATGTCATCGCGCCCTACAAGCACATGGCAAAGACTTTCATGAATGACTCGGCTGAGTTTAATGACCGGCCAACCATGTTATACTTCCGTGGAGCCATTTACAGGAAAGAG GGAGGGAGCATTCGGCAGGAGCTATATTATATGCTCAAAGACGAAAAGGATGTTTATTTTTCCTTCGGAAGCGTCCAGGACCATGGGGCCAGCAAAGCCAGCCAGGGAATGCACTCATCAAAGTTTTGCCTAAACATTGCTGGGGACACCCCTTCTTCCAATCGCTTGTTTGACGCGATAGTAAGCCACTGTGTCCCtgttatcatcagtgacgacATTGAGCTACCTTACGAGGATGTATTAGATTATTCGATGTTCTCCATCTTTGTTCGTTCATCTGATGCTGTTAAGAAGGGTTACTTGATGAGACTGATTAGTGGCATAAGCAAGCAACAATGGACAAGGATGTGGAAGAGGCTCAAAGAGGTGGATAAACACTTCGAATATCAGTATCCATCCCAGAAAGATGATGCAGTCCAGATGACCTGGCAATCATTGGCTAGAAGAGTGCCAGCAATCCGGCTGAAGGTGCATAGATCTAGTAGATTTTCAAGATCTGACAGAGGAGGAAAATAA